The Bernardetia litoralis DSM 6794 genome includes a window with the following:
- a CDS encoding zinc-dependent metalloprotease, which yields MTQEFLSHQLLKTKLIVVLTILSFSFVKAQECSTPDIDIQEAANLPWFGNPDYLPSFMDSVGTVDGIPSQNPSISSIVPNIKWRVPIKFWIFTTGNSPVPTNLLDDGEDEDLPQEFDLQLLVDDANDAFRSTEIPSKIQFYMKGARQVEFHNTSPSGVRILTFLSGHSEFYDDKALNVYITTGGDAYFNPNLKEFIVLPRQRYSNRDRATSMAHEIGHYFGLFHTHQFTAGNTWCLREPVTREPTTDLGCLIPFTPLPALTHLPFVPRCTYTGDLLCDTEADPQLTDNINTATCTYSGNEDDYRGDRFTPLGDNYMAYGNRSCRATFTEDQVNVMHFSLLNTPRGRSGRWRIDLNGRQSDIFEPNNTISGALSTDRRGLMQEHILQPNIPQLHTFHKNIYDEVIDNTDWIQVQRPIRGVLDEYIITVESDIPNFIEDIEVFNAGEDRGLSVETPLLARLVSDIEPNQTRWEISIPCDSINSPNRLYLRVRRNQNLNEFGTYTVLGESDAPEISIVGDPITICTGNTYTANLENFEFTEEFSIVWNEFVIFDNTITEVALGEIVTARNQATAIFSTTETSGVYILRATITNNKTGCSTIVEKIIRIGKIPPPNMIIIHSEVDPEEACPNIIIRLRADLLEENGIDWEQVEEIEWISSSPEFPIITDPTQRAIQIRSSSREFDYTTVTLRLKNACGWSEITQNFRITDENNTHCIPHHGSDPDIQIYPNPTDDFIDIDIICLCGIDPADPIDPNPDPQKYSISGIDISDVFGKTYLQYTSGQIPTNPNGKIRLNLSTLPAGNYVLKLIMKEQVYIKHVIKQ from the coding sequence ATGACACAGGAATTCCTTTCGCATCAATTACTAAAAACTAAATTAATTGTTGTATTGACAATTTTATCTTTTTCATTTGTAAAAGCTCAAGAGTGTTCAACACCTGATATTGATATACAAGAAGCTGCAAATTTGCCATGGTTTGGCAATCCTGATTATTTACCTTCCTTTATGGATAGTGTTGGAACTGTCGATGGCATTCCTTCACAAAATCCTAGTATAAGTAGCATAGTTCCTAATATAAAATGGCGTGTTCCTATTAAATTTTGGATATTTACTACTGGAAATAGTCCAGTTCCAACAAATCTACTAGATGATGGGGAAGATGAAGACTTACCACAAGAATTTGACCTCCAACTGCTAGTAGACGATGCCAATGATGCATTCCGTAGTACAGAAATTCCTTCAAAGATTCAGTTTTATATGAAGGGCGCAAGGCAAGTAGAGTTTCATAATACTTCTCCTTCTGGTGTTCGTATATTAACTTTTTTATCAGGTCATAGTGAGTTTTATGATGATAAGGCTCTTAATGTTTATATTACTACTGGAGGTGATGCATACTTTAACCCAAATCTAAAAGAATTTATTGTCTTGCCACGTCAAAGATATTCTAATAGAGATCGTGCTACTTCTATGGCTCATGAGATTGGTCATTATTTTGGGTTGTTTCATACACATCAGTTTACAGCAGGTAATACATGGTGTTTGCGTGAACCTGTTACAAGAGAACCTACTACTGATTTGGGTTGTCTTATCCCTTTTACTCCTTTACCTGCTCTTACTCATTTGCCTTTTGTTCCTCGTTGTACTTATACTGGCGATTTGTTGTGTGATACAGAAGCAGATCCACAGCTTACAGATAATATAAATACTGCAACTTGCACATATAGTGGCAATGAAGATGACTATCGGGGAGATCGTTTCACTCCTTTGGGAGATAATTATATGGCTTATGGCAATAGAAGTTGTCGTGCAACATTTACAGAAGACCAAGTAAACGTAATGCACTTTTCTCTGCTCAACACACCTAGAGGAAGATCTGGAAGATGGAGAATAGATTTGAATGGAAGACAATCAGATATTTTTGAACCTAACAACACTATTAGTGGAGCATTGAGTACAGATAGAAGAGGACTAATGCAAGAGCATATATTACAGCCAAATATTCCTCAACTACATACTTTTCATAAGAATATTTATGATGAAGTGATAGATAATACAGATTGGATTCAGGTTCAAAGACCCATAAGAGGAGTTTTAGATGAATATATAATTACAGTAGAATCTGATATTCCTAATTTTATAGAGGATATTGAAGTTTTTAATGCAGGAGAAGATAGAGGACTTTCTGTTGAAACACCTTTATTGGCTCGTCTAGTTTCTGATATTGAACCTAATCAAACGAGATGGGAGATTTCTATTCCTTGTGATTCTATCAACTCTCCTAATCGTTTGTATTTGAGAGTGCGAAGAAATCAAAACTTGAATGAATTTGGTACTTATACAGTTTTGGGCGAAAGCGATGCTCCTGAAATCAGTATTGTTGGCGACCCTATTACTATTTGTACAGGAAATACTTATACAGCAAATTTGGAAAACTTTGAGTTTACTGAAGAATTTTCTATCGTTTGGAACGAATTTGTTATATTTGATAACACCATTACAGAAGTAGCTTTAGGAGAAATTGTAACAGCAAGAAATCAAGCTACTGCAATATTTTCAACTACCGAAACAAGTGGAGTTTATATACTTCGTGCTACCATTACAAATAACAAAACTGGATGTAGTACAATTGTAGAAAAAATAATTAGAATTGGAAAGATACCACCTCCTAATATGATTATTATTCATTCAGAAGTAGATCCAGAAGAAGCGTGCCCAAATATAATTATACGACTTAGAGCTGATTTGTTAGAGGAAAATGGTATTGACTGGGAACAAGTAGAAGAGATAGAATGGATAAGTTCAAGTCCTGAATTTCCTATCATTACAGATCCAACTCAAAGAGCCATTCAAATTAGAAGTTCTAGTAGAGAGTTTGATTATACTACGGTTACATTACGCTTAAAAAATGCTTGTGGTTGGTCAGAAATAACTCAAAATTTTCGTATTACTGATGAAAACAATACACATTGTATTCCTCATCATGGTAGTGATCCTGATATACAAATTTATCCAAATCCAACAGATGATTTTATAGACATAGACATAATTTGCCTTTGTGGAATAGACCCTGCTGACCCAATAGATCCAAATCCAGACCCACAAAAGTATTCAATTTCAGGAATAGATATAAGTGATGTATTTGGTAAAACATATTTGCAATATACAAGTGGACAAATTCCTACTAATCCAAATGGAAAAATACGTTTAAATCTTTCTACACTACCAGCAGGAAATTATGTTTTGAAATTGATTATGAAGGAACAAGTATATATAAAGCACGTTATTAAGCAGTAA
- a CDS encoding AAA family ATPase: MFPLSLSINGLYSYKKKHVIKFDTLSEAGVFGVFGKVGSGKSSILEAITFAIFGKTDKLNISGDNRYYNMMNLDSDIVEISFEFLAGKEKEHFLCEFIAKRNSKKFDTVTNYNRKAAKKVNGDWQTIEFNEVEKAIGLSYDNFKRTVIIPQGQFAEFLQLTATPRIDMIKDIFSLHEYDLSKNTKTLLDEIKKQIEIDESIILHRFEYLTEDFIQNKKIEIESLNQIISEQETQINQKNEQKSQLEIIKTIFEEKNKKQIELQKLQAKEENIKNKETNLNQFILIKNQFEQDLKDQKRITINLNSIKEKHKNTEQNYSKVQKNYEKIVELQKEIFIQKEENTKKLEQIEPINHLIKLKEAQVKINEKNVSIEKGTKMTLEKKEEFQIIKSAINKEKNTIAEFKSEIIDTEILQNAFIWFDKNESLAKNNSEINIEVENTKSELEKIEIEKATFETNKLQLSEKEITQSIERKNQEIEKLTMQKGLHQAVHSLENGEPCPVCGSESHPDILDVENIDSNLRSLKKQKKDDEQNLKTLQKREIELARFLEKIDEKKQTLDKQIQKQLLIKTEFEIHQKLFLEKEWKNLSKTEILNIQDEQKIIQTQIKKSEMSLFELEQKLEKITIEIEKYKQRLEFLKHEYALQTGQIKELERNSEKITQIYINSSIQELENTIVEIKKSAELSEQKFLKNQEQEKQFFHQKSELEGTLKSILSQLSTLNQELESNQKQVLQKIEKLNQDSELKPLSQNEIENILNQKINTDNERKEITAFFTNLKTTLEDYQKLEQQTAGKSYENDSFEKLVKEIKELTNKQKQDNSQQIIISQEIKKAEKDTLEKADLTQKLSKLLQRQDNLQTLAKLFKGNSFVDFASTEYLRNLCQLANIRFRELTHHSLELILNEKNEFEVRDFLSEGKTRAIKTLSGGQLFQASLCVALALSESMRKQQEFFFIDEGFGSLDNDSLQIVLTTLQSLQKENKVVGIISHVESLQQEIRTHLHIQKNQTDGSFIKLVAG; encoded by the coding sequence ATGTTTCCACTTTCATTATCTATCAATGGTCTTTATTCTTATAAAAAAAAGCATGTTATCAAATTTGATACACTTTCAGAAGCTGGTGTTTTTGGCGTTTTTGGAAAGGTAGGAAGTGGAAAATCTAGTATTTTGGAAGCTATTACTTTTGCTATTTTTGGAAAAACAGATAAGCTCAATATCAGTGGAGATAACAGATATTACAACATGATGAATCTTGATTCTGATATTGTAGAAATTAGTTTTGAGTTTTTGGCTGGAAAAGAAAAAGAACATTTTTTATGTGAATTTATAGCCAAACGAAATTCTAAAAAGTTTGATACAGTTACAAATTATAATCGAAAAGCTGCAAAAAAAGTAAATGGAGATTGGCAAACTATTGAATTTAATGAAGTAGAAAAAGCAATCGGGCTTTCTTATGATAATTTTAAAAGAACAGTTATTATTCCACAAGGACAGTTTGCTGAGTTTTTGCAGCTCACAGCTACTCCAAGAATAGATATGATAAAAGATATTTTTTCGCTTCATGAATATGATTTGTCAAAAAATACAAAGACTCTATTGGATGAAATTAAAAAACAAATTGAGATTGATGAAAGCATAATTTTGCATCGGTTTGAGTACTTGACAGAAGATTTTATTCAAAATAAAAAAATAGAAATAGAAAGTTTAAATCAAATTATTTCAGAACAAGAAACTCAAATCAATCAAAAAAATGAACAAAAAAGTCAGTTAGAAATCATTAAAACAATTTTTGAAGAAAAAAATAAAAAGCAAATTGAACTTCAAAAATTACAAGCAAAAGAAGAAAATATAAAAAATAAGGAAACGAACCTAAATCAATTTATTCTGATAAAAAATCAATTTGAACAAGATTTAAAAGACCAAAAAAGGATTACTATAAATCTAAATTCTATTAAAGAAAAGCACAAAAACACAGAACAGAATTATTCAAAAGTTCAAAAGAATTATGAGAAAATAGTAGAATTACAAAAAGAAATTTTCATTCAAAAAGAAGAAAATACAAAGAAACTAGAGCAAATTGAACCTATAAATCATCTTATCAAACTCAAAGAAGCACAAGTAAAAATTAATGAGAAAAATGTTAGCATAGAAAAAGGAACTAAAATGACTCTTGAAAAAAAAGAAGAGTTTCAAATCATTAAGTCAGCTATCAATAAAGAAAAAAACACGATTGCAGAATTTAAAAGTGAAATTATTGATACTGAAATTCTACAAAATGCCTTTATTTGGTTTGATAAAAACGAAAGTCTAGCTAAAAATAATTCTGAAATAAATATAGAAGTAGAAAACACAAAATCAGAACTTGAAAAAATTGAAATCGAAAAAGCTACTTTCGAAACAAACAAACTACAACTTTCAGAAAAAGAAATTACTCAAAGTATAGAAAGGAAAAATCAAGAAATCGAAAAACTAACAATGCAAAAAGGGCTTCATCAAGCTGTTCATTCGTTGGAAAATGGAGAGCCTTGTCCTGTTTGTGGTTCGGAGTCACATCCTGATATTTTAGATGTAGAAAATATTGATAGTAATTTGAGATCACTCAAAAAACAAAAAAAAGACGACGAACAAAATCTCAAAACACTTCAAAAACGAGAAATAGAACTAGCTCGTTTTTTAGAAAAAATTGACGAGAAAAAGCAAACTTTGGACAAACAGATTCAAAAGCAATTATTAATTAAAACTGAATTTGAAATTCATCAAAAATTATTCTTGGAGAAAGAATGGAAAAATTTATCTAAAACTGAAATTCTCAACATTCAAGACGAACAAAAAATAATTCAAACTCAAATCAAAAAATCAGAAATGAGCCTTTTTGAGTTAGAACAAAAATTAGAAAAAATAACTATTGAAATAGAAAAATACAAACAAAGATTAGAATTTCTAAAACACGAATATGCCTTACAAACAGGTCAAATAAAAGAGTTGGAACGAAATTCTGAAAAAATAACTCAGATTTATATCAATTCCTCAATCCAAGAATTAGAAAATACGATTGTAGAAATCAAGAAAAGTGCAGAATTATCAGAACAAAAATTTCTAAAAAATCAAGAACAAGAAAAGCAGTTTTTCCATCAAAAAAGCGAATTAGAAGGAACTCTAAAATCTATTCTTTCTCAACTCTCAACTCTAAATCAAGAATTAGAAAGCAATCAAAAACAGGTTTTACAAAAAATAGAAAAATTGAATCAAGATTCAGAATTAAAACCACTTTCCCAAAATGAGATTGAAAATATTCTGAATCAAAAAATCAATACAGATAATGAACGAAAAGAAATCACAGCTTTTTTTACAAATCTAAAAACAACTTTAGAAGATTATCAGAAATTGGAACAACAAACAGCAGGAAAAAGCTATGAAAATGATTCGTTTGAGAAATTAGTAAAAGAAATAAAGGAACTTACAAACAAGCAAAAACAAGATAATTCACAGCAAATTATCATCAGCCAAGAAATTAAAAAAGCAGAAAAAGACACTTTAGAAAAAGCCGATTTAACTCAAAAATTATCTAAATTATTACAAAGACAAGATAATTTACAAACACTTGCTAAACTTTTCAAGGGAAATAGTTTTGTTGATTTTGCTTCGACGGAATATTTGAGGAATTTATGCCAACTTGCAAATATTCGTTTTAGAGAGCTGACACATCATTCTTTGGAACTTATTCTGAATGAAAAAAATGAATTTGAAGTACGGGATTTTCTGAGTGAAGGCAAAACACGAGCTATCAAAACGCTTTCAGGTGGGCAGCTTTTTCAGGCTTCTTTGTGTGTTGCGCTTGCACTTTCGGAAAGTATGAGAAAACAACAAGAATTCTTTTTTATCGATGAAGGTTTTGGTTCTTTGGATAATGATTCCCTTCAAATTGTCCTAACGACATTACAAAGTTTACAAAAAGAAAATAAAGTAGTCGGAATTATTTCCCACGTAGAAAGCTTGCAACAAGAAATCAGAACACATTTACACATTCAAAAAAATCAAACCGATGGGAGTTTTATTAAATTAGTGGCTGGATAA
- a CDS encoding ADP-ribosylglycohydrolase family protein, with translation MKDKIKGCLIGSAIGDGFGYPTEFMKIDEIKSKWGSNGLTEPIGDIIKVTDDTQMAIAVSKAVMNSYKTGDLIRDTFEKELIKKFVLWLNDNENNRAPGMTCLKSCENLEKGIKWEKATAKNSKGCGANMRVAPLGILKFKNKNITDAQIAKWTQFQSAITHAHPTALVASELTAIAIIKILEGIEPTDLINTLIEYSYSQKNTYHQNFLKNIWERAGVYDKLDFINRGWNECIEILKRVKEAAKLNDKKTDPCEYTGEGWIAEESLATALLCFLLYPNDSVQALIRAVNTKGDSDSIACITGALVGARNGLSSFPIDWVEKIEYQKELNEYISFVLNE, from the coding sequence ATGAAAGACAAAATAAAAGGCTGCTTGATTGGTTCAGCCATTGGAGATGGATTTGGTTATCCAACTGAATTTATGAAGATTGATGAAATAAAATCGAAATGGGGAAGTAATGGACTTACAGAACCAATAGGAGATATAATAAAAGTAACTGATGATACACAAATGGCAATCGCTGTATCTAAAGCAGTAATGAATTCTTACAAAACAGGAGATTTGATAAGAGATACTTTTGAAAAAGAACTAATAAAAAAATTTGTATTATGGTTGAATGATAATGAAAATAATCGTGCGCCTGGCATGACTTGTTTAAAGTCTTGCGAAAACTTAGAAAAAGGGATAAAATGGGAAAAAGCTACAGCAAAAAATTCGAAAGGGTGTGGTGCGAATATGAGAGTTGCTCCACTAGGAATATTAAAATTTAAAAATAAAAATATAACAGATGCTCAAATTGCTAAATGGACACAATTTCAATCTGCCATAACACACGCTCATCCTACTGCCTTAGTTGCTTCTGAATTGACAGCTATTGCAATTATCAAAATACTAGAAGGTATAGAGCCTACAGATTTAATTAATACATTGATAGAATATAGTTACAGTCAGAAAAATACATATCATCAAAATTTTCTCAAAAATATATGGGAAAGAGCAGGCGTTTATGATAAATTAGATTTTATAAATAGAGGCTGGAATGAATGTATTGAGATACTAAAACGAGTAAAAGAAGCTGCTAAATTGAATGATAAAAAAACAGACCCATGTGAATATACAGGAGAGGGTTGGATTGCTGAAGAATCATTAGCAACTGCATTATTGTGCTTTTTATTGTATCCAAATGATTCTGTTCAAGCATTAATTAGAGCAGTAAATACAAAAGGAGATTCGGATTCAATCGCTTGTATTACAGGTGCATTGGTAGGAGCTAGAAATGGATTATCATCTTTTCCTATTGATTGGGTAGAAAAAATTGAATATCAAAAAGAATTGAATGAATATATTTCGTTTGTTTTGAATGAATAA
- a CDS encoding Omp28-related outer membrane protein encodes MKYAFNFLLIFLFCFTLASCGGGDDTVEPTPDPIDNTGGDDGSDDGGGDDGEDDGSDDGGEDDGEDDGTTEDPNPQDGAISPIPETFTHKVVIEEATGTWCGWCPMGTAIMDKYVAEYPNRVYGIAIHGGSPTEPMKNDGMINALDRVYDLAGFPSGLVNRIASPSTRELFIHPDNWSEAIDKQLEKSTTSVGIALESNINEADAIATVQAHVGFGQDVNTSTNYKILIYLIEDGIVSPQQNYLSGDSDFSGGNYNKYYEAPAVIDDYIHNHVAKRAFTSLDGEEIGAENVGEFKKFKKEFQINLTRSDNLTESYVVAVLLQDGSRPSVLNVQKVKLGETKDWD; translated from the coding sequence ATGAAATACGCTTTCAACTTCTTACTTATTTTCTTATTTTGTTTTACACTTGCATCCTGTGGTGGTGGCGATGATACCGTAGAGCCTACACCTGACCCAATAGATAATACTGGAGGAGATGATGGTAGTGATGACGGAGGAGGAGATGATGGAGAAGATGATGGTAGTGATGACGGAGGAGAAGACGATGGAGAAGATGATGGCACAACAGAAGACCCAAATCCACAAGACGGAGCAATTAGCCCAATTCCTGAAACATTTACACACAAAGTAGTTATTGAAGAAGCAACAGGTACATGGTGTGGCTGGTGTCCAATGGGAACTGCTATTATGGATAAATATGTAGCAGAGTATCCAAATCGTGTATATGGTATAGCTATTCATGGTGGAAGTCCAACTGAACCAATGAAAAATGATGGAATGATAAATGCCTTAGATAGAGTATATGATTTAGCAGGTTTTCCTTCTGGATTAGTCAATCGCATTGCTTCTCCAAGTACAAGAGAGTTGTTTATACACCCAGACAATTGGTCAGAAGCTATTGATAAGCAACTAGAAAAATCAACAACTTCTGTTGGAATTGCTTTAGAATCAAATATTAATGAAGCTGATGCAATCGCTACTGTACAAGCACATGTTGGTTTTGGTCAAGATGTAAATACTTCTACTAATTATAAAATTCTTATTTATTTAATAGAAGATGGAATTGTATCACCACAACAAAATTATTTATCTGGAGATTCTGATTTTAGTGGTGGAAATTATAATAAATATTATGAAGCACCTGCTGTAATTGATGACTATATACATAATCATGTTGCTAAACGTGCGTTTACATCATTAGATGGAGAAGAAATTGGAGCTGAGAATGTAGGAGAGTTCAAAAAATTTAAAAAAGAATTTCAAATCAATCTTACTCGTAGTGATAACTTAACAGAATCGTATGTGGTTGCAGTATTATTACAAGATGGAAGTAGACCTTCTGTTTTGAATGTTCAAAAAGTAAAATTAGGCGAAACAAAAGACTGGGATTAG
- a CDS encoding dipeptidyl-peptidase 3 family protein, with protein sequence MNLVQLKSKVTYYGLLAAFCTGVVFLPACGDKTPRETTEVKTDSVAVTTEKEEIPPYEGERFADLKILRYEIKGFDELPLSQKKLLYYLSEAGRCGRDITYDQNYKHNILVRKTLENIYKTYNGDKSGEDWTKFETYLKRVWFSNGIHHHYSEKKLMPEFSYEFFESLVTNSDQTGFSLAEGQDATAFLAMLKPVIFDANVDGKKVNKTKGQDLVKTSAANFYENITQKEVEAFYKNFANPNDETPISYGLNSQLIKGEAPDNILVGLQKDGVYEYKYGIGTAEKRGKYAAALEKMVFWLEKASTVAESAGQKKVIDLLVQYYKTGDLKTFDEMSIAWAESTDTNIDFINGFIEVYGDPLGYRANYESVIFMDDKEASKRMAVLSENAQYFEDNSSIMEEHKKKNVKGVTYRIITVINEAGDAAPSTPIGINLPNANWIRQQHGSKSVSLGNIEDAYNHASGGKTIAEFYPTEELQNRQKEYGDVGGKMHTALHEVIGHASGQINKGVGTPKETLKNYSSTLEEARADLVALYYLLDPKLVDLGLLPSVEAGKAEYDSYIMNGMMLQLRRLDEGADIEEDHMRNRQLVAKWAFEKGQAENVIEKKMIDGKTYFLVNDYDKLRVIFGELLKEIQRLKSEGDYAAAEKLVEGYGVKVDAEMLKEVKERYAQFDIAPYSGFLQPVLEPVMEGEEIKDIKVRYSTSFVEQMMNFSDNYSFLKGQ encoded by the coding sequence ATGAATTTAGTTCAATTAAAATCCAAAGTTACATATTACGGACTTTTGGCAGCCTTTTGTACAGGCGTAGTATTTTTACCTGCTTGTGGCGACAAAACACCAAGAGAAACAACAGAAGTAAAAACAGATTCAGTTGCTGTTACAACTGAAAAAGAAGAAATTCCACCTTACGAAGGCGAGCGTTTTGCTGATTTGAAAATCTTGCGTTATGAAATAAAAGGTTTTGATGAATTGCCATTATCACAAAAGAAACTCCTTTATTATTTATCAGAGGCTGGAAGATGTGGACGTGATATTACGTATGACCAAAATTACAAACACAATATTTTGGTTAGAAAAACACTAGAAAATATCTACAAAACTTATAATGGAGATAAATCTGGCGAAGATTGGACAAAATTTGAAACTTACTTAAAACGAGTTTGGTTTTCTAATGGAATCCATCATCATTATTCAGAGAAAAAATTAATGCCTGAATTTTCGTATGAATTCTTTGAAAGTTTAGTTACTAATTCTGACCAAACTGGGTTTTCTTTAGCAGAAGGACAAGATGCAACAGCATTTTTAGCAATGTTGAAGCCTGTGATTTTTGATGCGAATGTTGATGGAAAGAAAGTAAACAAAACAAAAGGACAAGATTTAGTCAAAACTTCAGCAGCTAATTTTTATGAAAATATTACACAAAAAGAAGTAGAAGCATTTTATAAAAATTTTGCAAATCCAAATGATGAAACACCAATTTCTTATGGTCTAAATTCTCAACTTATAAAAGGGGAAGCTCCTGATAATATTCTTGTAGGACTTCAAAAAGATGGAGTTTATGAATATAAATATGGAATAGGAACAGCCGAAAAACGTGGAAAATATGCAGCAGCTTTAGAAAAAATGGTTTTTTGGTTAGAAAAAGCCTCAACAGTTGCAGAATCAGCAGGACAGAAAAAAGTAATTGATTTGCTTGTTCAATATTACAAAACAGGCGATTTGAAAACTTTTGATGAAATGTCAATTGCTTGGGCAGAATCAACAGATACAAATATTGATTTTATTAATGGATTTATTGAAGTTTATGGTGACCCACTTGGTTATCGTGCAAATTATGAATCTGTAATTTTTATGGATGATAAAGAAGCCTCAAAACGTATGGCTGTTTTGTCAGAAAATGCACAATACTTTGAGGATAATTCTTCTATTATGGAAGAGCATAAAAAGAAAAATGTAAAAGGAGTTACTTACAGAATTATCACAGTTATTAATGAAGCTGGAGATGCTGCACCTTCTACGCCTATCGGAATTAACCTTCCAAATGCAAATTGGATTAGACAACAACATGGTTCAAAATCAGTTTCTTTAGGAAATATTGAAGATGCTTACAATCATGCATCAGGAGGAAAAACAATAGCTGAATTTTATCCAACTGAAGAACTTCAAAATAGACAAAAAGAATATGGAGATGTAGGTGGAAAAATGCACACAGCATTGCATGAAGTAATTGGACACGCTTCTGGACAAATCAATAAAGGAGTGGGAACACCAAAAGAAACACTCAAAAATTATTCTTCTACATTGGAAGAAGCTCGTGCTGATTTGGTGGCTTTGTATTATCTCTTAGACCCAAAACTAGTTGATTTAGGACTTTTGCCTTCTGTAGAAGCTGGAAAAGCAGAATATGATTCTTATATTATGAATGGAATGATGCTTCAACTTCGCCGTCTTGATGAAGGTGCAGATATTGAAGAAGACCACATGCGTAATCGTCAATTGGTTGCAAAATGGGCATTCGAAAAAGGGCAAGCCGAAAACGTAATTGAGAAAAAAATGATTGATGGGAAAACGTATTTCTTAGTCAATGATTATGACAAATTACGTGTTATTTTTGGAGAATTATTGAAAGAAATTCAGCGTTTGAAGTCTGAAGGAGATTATGCAGCAGCCGAAAAATTAGTTGAAGGTTATGGTGTAAAAGTGGATGCAGAAATGCTAAAAGAAGTAAAAGAGCGTTATGCACAGTTTGATATTGCGCCTTATTCTGGATTTTTGCAGCCTGTTCTTGAGCCTGTAATGGAAGGCGAAGAAATCAAAGATATAAAAGTTCGTTATTCAACTTCTTTTGTAGAACAAATGATGAATTTTAGTGATAATTATAGCTTTTTGAAAGGGCAATAA
- the hpf gene encoding ribosome hibernation-promoting factor, HPF/YfiA family: MKLEMYYVDNDKSETLSDFIQTKVNKLETFYDGIINGEVYIRSEKGDPKKEKVIEIRLNVPGTTLFAKEAGETFEFATDETVEALRRQIKKFKEKTSSY; this comes from the coding sequence ATGAAGTTAGAAATGTATTATGTCGATAATGACAAAAGCGAAACACTAAGCGATTTTATCCAAACAAAAGTAAATAAACTAGAAACTTTCTATGATGGAATCATCAATGGAGAAGTTTATATTCGCTCTGAAAAAGGAGACCCAAAAAAAGAAAAAGTAATAGAGATTCGTTTGAATGTACCTGGTACAACTCTTTTTGCTAAAGAAGCTGGTGAGACTTTCGAATTTGCTACTGATGAAACAGTAGAGGCGTTACGTCGTCAAATTAAAAAATTCAAAGAAAAGACAAGTTCCTACTAA